The following are from one region of the Longimicrobium sp. genome:
- a CDS encoding GAF domain-containing protein, whose product MQETPVAAPIPAHERHLRELTAAREIAHAFLTARTPDEVYRLALERVAPVVGAAFGCVYLRESDDVLRLVAAWNWPTAYRRFLGEMRVRVGLGPTGSAVAEGRPVEVYDVFADPELADWWDAARELGFASSVSLPIILAGQAEGALTFYFARTDRLDEADRSLLRLV is encoded by the coding sequence GTGCAAGAAACCCCAGTAGCTGCGCCGATTCCCGCCCATGAGCGCCATCTGCGCGAGCTGACGGCGGCCCGCGAGATCGCCCACGCCTTCCTGACGGCGCGCACGCCCGACGAGGTGTATCGCCTTGCCCTGGAACGGGTTGCCCCCGTCGTGGGCGCCGCGTTCGGGTGCGTGTACCTGCGCGAAAGCGACGACGTTCTGCGCCTGGTGGCCGCCTGGAACTGGCCCACGGCGTATCGCAGGTTCCTCGGGGAGATGCGGGTTCGCGTGGGGCTGGGTCCCACCGGCAGCGCTGTCGCGGAGGGGCGCCCCGTGGAGGTGTACGACGTGTTCGCCGACCCCGAGCTGGCCGACTGGTGGGACGCGGCGCGCGAGCTGGGGTTCGCGTCGTCGGTGTCGCTCCCCATCATCCTGGCCGGCCAGGCAGAGGGCGCGCTCACCTTCTACTTCGCCCGCACCGACCGGCTGGACGAGGCCGACCGCTCGCTGCTGCGCCTGGT
- a CDS encoding HU family DNA-binding protein produces the protein MNKSELIQQLASRADLSRAEATKAVDALFGVEGGIIADALRNGDKVQITGFGSFESKKREARKGRNPRTGNEIDIAASTSAAFKIGKRLKDMLGA, from the coding sequence GTGAACAAGTCTGAACTCATTCAGCAGCTCGCCTCCCGTGCCGATCTGAGCCGTGCCGAGGCCACCAAGGCGGTCGACGCGCTGTTCGGCGTAGAGGGCGGCATCATCGCCGACGCGCTGCGGAACGGGGACAAGGTGCAGATCACGGGGTTCGGCAGCTTCGAGAGCAAGAAGCGCGAGGCGCGCAAGGGACGTAACCCGCGCACCGGCAACGAGATCGACATCGCGGCCAGCACCAGCGCGGCGTTCAAGATCGGCAAGCGCCTCAAGGACATGCTCGGCGCCTGA
- a CDS encoding Smr/MutS family protein has protein sequence MPRKKRPPAGGVSREAWGSVHPVLDLHGLTGDEARHRAEAWLRARQAENVRTVVVVTGRGLHSGGIPVVRNEIEHLLAGLKGSLVSRWSAENLGGSFRVELRRPARIHAPRPPARVPPLLRDAEPALRLRAEEALADLGIASTPALLEAEIRRLLNEG, from the coding sequence ATGCCCAGGAAGAAGCGTCCGCCCGCCGGGGGCGTGTCCCGCGAGGCGTGGGGGTCGGTGCATCCCGTGCTGGACCTTCACGGCCTGACCGGCGACGAGGCGCGGCACCGTGCCGAGGCGTGGCTGCGCGCGCGCCAGGCCGAGAACGTCCGCACGGTGGTCGTGGTCACCGGCCGCGGCCTGCATTCGGGCGGCATTCCCGTGGTCCGCAACGAGATCGAGCACCTGCTGGCCGGGCTCAAGGGCAGCCTGGTCAGCCGCTGGAGCGCCGAAAACCTGGGCGGCAGCTTTCGCGTGGAACTGCGCCGTCCCGCCCGCATCCACGCGCCGCGTCCCCCCGCCCGCGTGCCGCCGCTGCTGCGCGACGCCGAACCTGCCCTGCGCCTGCGGGCCGAGGAAGCGCTCGCCGACCTGGGCATCGCCTCCACCCCCGCGCTGCTGGAGGCTGAGATCCGCCGGCTGCTGAACGAGGGCTGA